One Antennarius striatus isolate MH-2024 chromosome 9, ASM4005453v1, whole genome shotgun sequence genomic window, GTGATATACCGACTCCTCGGGACGTATTTTCACATCTATGAGCCCAAGCATCATCAGCAGgcgtaagaaaaaaataatttcctctcAATCAATGTCTTCCTTCTTCTGCATCTCCTGTTTCAAGGCTCTGATTAAAATAAGGAGGTATATGAGACACCTTTAATCAAGCATCTGTAAGCTTACGTTTAATTAACGCCATACTTTCCCATCTTTAATTTCCTCCCCAAAAGAAACTGACCGACTGGCCCacggctgcagcagaaacagagcAGGAGAACCGCGTCCCGCCTTTAAAATATCACGCTGTGAAATACATGAGATGAGCATGTTTACAGCATTATTTACCACTGGTTGACAGTTAAAGTTGAAAAACTACAGGAAATGGATCAGCTAATACGTCCTGGCCTCTCAAACGCCGTCCATTTATCAAGAAACGGCTTCAGTCTAGAAAGCGTCTCACATTCCTGTCACGTACGCTGGAGATTATATTTAGAGCAAAAGGAAAGGAGTATGAATTACTGGataaatggattttattttacataaaaagcTCAAACAATGTTAAATTCAACCCAAACCAGCaccaaatttaaaaagcacgTCCCCCTAAAACGTCACTTGACGTCCATATTTGCTTCCTGAGGCTGCTTTACTCTGACCTTCTGCGGTGCGTGATGTTGGTGGGCGGTTCCGTGATGAGCGGCGACGAATCGGACGTCAGCGGAGGCGGAGCTCGAACCTGGAGCCCGAAAAgacacttcttcttcttgatcTCCTTCCCAGAGACAAACCTGCGGCGACATCAGCGGGAAACAGTTCGGGGTCGTGGCGTTCCGTTGGCGTTTCCCCACCACCAACCCCCGTGAATTTAAACGTCGGCTAATAAAGACGCGCTTAGTAATTAAATATCCATAATTAGAGCAGACTTTGCCTGGAGAATTTCACCGTTTTGTCACTTGCAaggttgccttttttttttttttttaaatgttaatggaaaataataaaaccaaTTAGACCTCTAGACTGGTGATTTAATTACAACTTGTCTCTTCCTCTTCTAACAAGACAAATTAAGCACCCAAAATAGTAAATTTCACCGGGTCTAATTGGCAGTTTCATTTTTACTCAATCTTTATTCAAAGTCACACATTTCAACGCTCTCATTTCCAACGTGCACGTCCCGACATTACAATCTAAGAGGCGTTAAGAAGACCCCCTCTATTCATGGAGCGCTTCCCATCAATCCGGTTTGCGTGCGATCGCCGTTTATCCCTGGACTTACCGGTCCTTGTGGGAGTTCAGAGCGTTGAGGAGGTTGTGACAGCGGTCGGGCCTCGGCGTGTcggagagctggaggagaaaaacCACAAAAGCCGCGTTCACTCGGTGGAAGACCGTCCAAACACAGAAAGCACACAATCATTTTCCTCTTCACGCTTTGACAGCGATGGTGTTAATATGAGAgactgtttgggttttttttgcagctaCACGGATGAAAAAACTCCCCGTTGTCACGTGAAGAAAGGGCAAACAACACGTTTCAAAAGATTCtccttttattttcaaaaaaaataaaaggagaatCAAAAACCTGCGGATGATTTGTATGAATTCTGACAGATATATTCCAGATCAGTCGTTCTGTAGGGGCAGCTGTTTGCCCCCTTTGGGGTGAGGAGAAATGGTGGAGGGGTTGGTAGCgaatttgaaaatataaatatctacACAGAtggagtggggaaaaaaaaaatatatatatatatatatattttatttttttttttttttttttttttaggaggcTGGCATTAATCGTCCCATTAAAAATGTCAACTTTGTCAACAAACGtcgcaaaaaaaagaaaattcaagttttttgtttttcttcgaCTGAGtgacacaggaaataaaaaaatgacaaaacttatttttaacttatttttgtGCACCAAAAGCAAGCGCTTCGCACGAAGTTACCCTCGCAGGGCGCAGGGTCAAAGGTTAAACTAATCTGATCGTCCAATCGCAGCCCTCCTTGATTCTCATCCACGTCCTTTTAAAGGTCACGCACgggtcaggtttttttttgttttaagcgTCAGATTTTACTTTAATGCCAGTTAATGGGCTTGAAGTCTGGTACGCGAactggggggggtgtgtgtgtgggggtgggggttggcgGAGTTTCACATCATTTCATCATGGTGCTTAAACGAGGAAATATCAATACCGCGCCGAGCAGCAACGACTCCCAATTCTCATTGGTGAAGGACAGGATTTCATGGTCAAAATCAAAGTATTTCCTCTTGCAGCACAGCGAGAGATGGTAGAGCACCAGATGAGCCAAGTCCACcctgcattttaaataaaaaaaaacccacaatcagATCACAAAATTACCGGCGTGTATTTTAATATAGGTTAAACACTTGTGATGATTTGCGGTTAAAGTTTTTCTGTGAGCGTCACCATGTCATGGGTAGTCTCTGGATGGTCTCCGGTCCCTTCGTACAAACGGAACACTGGAACTCATAAaacctataaaaaaaaatttaaaaaacgaCGTGGAAAAACAGGCGTTAAAGAAACTCCATTATCTCTTCCTCTATAGCTTCATATAAACATCTGTCGTCTTTCATTTTCGCCGTTTCGTCCTCGACCGGCGCGTCGCCATCTCCGTTTTTAACCGTATTTGCTTCCCAAAAACGAGTATTTTCCACTTCCTTCATTTCCAAGTCAGTCATATCCACTGtgatacccccccacccccctttacttttattttccttgcagtctcttttctctccttcatCACATAAATCAACTCTGAACTGAAAAAGACGACTCAGCTCGGCGCGGCGTTCGTCTCTCGTTCTATAGCCTCGTGTTCAGTGAAGGtcgctgaggaagaagaggagcagacgCCGGTCCTCCCCAGGTCTTCATCTTcgtctcttcctccatcacctGCTCGGCAGATGTTCCCAGCATCCCCTCTCCAAAGCTGTCAATCTCAATctaattcctcctcctcctcctcctccccccagctGGTTGGGGGGGACGACACGGTGTCAGGGTGGGTGTGGGAGTCAGTCAGCTAGCCCAGATGGCTAATGACAATCATAACTTAATGGATGGGTACGTTTTATTACACGCATGGGATGCAGCCAATCAAACTCCCTCCCCACCACCCCAAAACGTATCCCGACCGCGACCAGAGAGACGACGCGTCGGATCTGCTGTCTGTCACTTCTCCACGCTCCGAGCGGCGCCCGTCCTTGTTACACAAGTCAGCGAGTACATTAACACGGTGCGCTAACGACTCCGTCTTAAGTTAATTACGGTAATTCTCTGACAAGTGAAGCTGTCGTGTCGCCGCCTTCATCTGGAACCTGTCGCCGAGTTGGTCTGTTTCTATCACCGTCAGCTTCACTTAATGAATAGTTTGGAATTCATTATTCACACGTACAGTCTGAAATAAGATGCTTTTCTCTATTTTATGTGATTATAAACTGACTGTCTTTGGGTTTGGAATGCTGGTCGGAAAAGAGAAATCAGTCTGAAGACATTAattcttgtgtttttacagtttttttctggcttcttaatgaaaaacaatacaataattTGCAgtaaattcaaacatttctgacagaatctttttgaaaataaaatagttaTTGTAATTGTAAGGTTGCAATCAGAGAATGGacattaatttgaatattttctatGAACAAATAATCTACAAACGTAAATAtggtagaacctcgagatacaagaTACTTGACATACGAGTATTTTGTGATACAAGCTGTCGCTCTGTTcgtatttttattttacgtATAAGCAAAAATATGACATATGAGCCgtgctagttggtggatggatacgacatcagtgagaccggatctcgttctttagtGTCGGCGGAgggatacgacgtcagtgagaccagatctcgttctttaccacgtgtcggcggatggatacgacgtcagtgagaccagatctcgttctcgtaggtggagtaaagatgtagctcgtgtgttctcgtgatttttgcgtttcttttcatttttttcccattgtttACGTGACTTATATATGATTAATTagacacaggtaaagtctgcgtgtttATTGGTTGATAATAATATGTTTGATCTTTCAccatttagggggtttggggcttttttacaaagcaggaatggattaaaatggttttagttacagtattttaaatggggaagcTGTTTGACTTacagctcagtcacagaatggattaaacttgtatctcaaggtactactatacatatacattatgcatatatacatacatacatacagtatacagacACCATGCAGATGTGTTCGGAGCCGCTCACCTGTCTCCATACAGTAACGGCTTCATTAGACACTGGGTACAGGCCTCATGGAACCACTGACCACAGCTTCCACACTGCAGCATCTTCAGGTTCCACCTGCAGGCCAACAGGAGAACATCAACAGGCTttacactcactcactcatgaatgaatgaatgaatgaagacgAGTTCTGAAGTgagtaaaaaaattttaaaaatctgtttgacGCACGTCTGACATGCTGCATGCAATCTGCAAATAATCCATGGAAATCGAGTTTCTGAGAAAATGCCGAGCGTTCATGAACATTTCActcaaactcaaactggcctctGCAGCGTCACTCACTCTCCAGGTCCGGCACAGTAGCAGTAAcactgctgctgattggtcaggTGCTGCGCGTCCCAGTCCAGAGACGACAGCTGGTACGGCAGCCGGAGTTTCATGAACTGCATGAGCCGAGCGTAACGTCCCCGTTTGAGGGCCCCGCCTCTCTGAAAACACAATTCCAAggattttttataaaaaaacgTGATTGGTCGGTGACCTGTCAAATCACCATCAGGTCACAGCAAACCGATCGGCCATTCATCCGCCGCCCATCTCACGTCTACAGGACTAGAACACACGTGATGGATCGACTTTGAATGTACTTCCCTCAACTTCGGCATCATTTCTCACCTTATTGATTCTTtgtggaaccccccccccccccccccccccccaacatccaATTCTGGACTCAACACTGAGAATTAGTGTTTTTTCGCCTTGGATAAACCCATTTCCTGCTGTACATAACAGCAGGGTGACAGCAACGCCTGATATATTTGACTGAATTTCTCTCATATTACGTACTGAATGCCCCCCTCCCACcatgcaccccccaccccacccccacccccccgacagTGTGAGACGGAGAGATTAGCGGCCTGACCTTGGTTGAGACTGCAAAGACACATTGCCGACATATCCAGGAATCGCTGTCAGCCTCCGGTTCGATGGTTGGCGTGTGGCACTCTGGATGATAACCTGTAATAGTTGGGATGAGGGGGTGTGGATGgggatgtgtgtggggggggtggggggcatagCGTTTAAGTCGTGTTTATAAGACAGACAGCTGGAGTGACAATAATGGCAGAGCAGCTCAGCGTTTAGTGCTCTGCAAGTTTGTACAGCAGCATGCAAAACACTTAACTATACTATTTGCATCCAaaggggaggtggtggtggtgggggggggtgtctgtctgttcctTGAAACACAAACTGTCAGCAAACCCCGTTTGTCGGGAAATTCGACGctcttattttttgttttcctgcagtgTTTGGAAAACATCTTCTCATTTTTCCACCCCAGCGTCAGTCCATCGCCCCCAAAATTCAACAACCGACATGCAGATtccaaccacccccccccccccctcccatcggCTTCTGTGCTCTCTTCAActcaagttttaaatattttgcatAATTAGCGATGTGCTGGAAGCCGGCGCAACACCGACTCCGGACGCCACAGCGAACTAAGACACGTCTGGCGGACATAGTTTGAACTTTTCCAACACATTTGCATATTCAAAGAGTGAAGATTCTGCCAAAAAGAGAGAACGGATGGATGTAGGATagatttcaatatttttgtttggaaatttaaaaaaaataaaaataaatcagatacAAATTATGAATCCATGCAGATCGTTTTACGGTTTTTAAAGTAGGAAAATTCCAGATATAGCCTGGCATTTAAACCTGTGAATAAAACCCCATCCCTACGGGAATCTAATTTTTATTCAAGTCAGGCCGAGGTGTAACAACTCAGATCTATCATTTATGATATGTGGTTTTctgtgttggtgttttttttaagagcAACACTGTTATTAACCACACTGTGTCAAACCTTCAAGGTCAGAACCAGAGCTAGTGGAGGAACCGGTCGTACGATCCGGCGTGCTCGCTTACCGTGGCGACATTTAAGACAATTTATGAGAGGTTCCTTAAGAGGCGGAGCGTCACAAATACAGCAAACTTCTTCCACTCCAGCAGCGACTgaagcaaagagagagaggaagacacagAAACAGCATTAATTTATGTATAATCGATTTGCAGCCTTGTCACCTCATTGATTTCAGTGTCTTCTGCATCCGTTTAGATTTCAATTTCAATCTGAACAGGGGTCCGACTTCCCGCCTCGGATTGACGTTTGATGGAGCGACGgtgctaaaaaataaataaaagaaatagatGAATAGATTCTAATTTATTCGATTGAGTTTCGGGAAAAAAACGAGAGGATCTGGAACAGGAGGGAAACAGTTTTCCTGGGGGCGAGACAAATTCTTAAGGCGAGAAGGAAGAATCCGAATAAAGTTTCTGAGGTAAACTTCCTTATTGGAAACTTCTATTGGTCTGAGTTCAGCCGAGCATCGGTGCATTGAAGAACTCAAACTAGGAGCTTTTTTTaagataagaaaataaaaaaaaagttctctggACAGGAGGTTATTTACTCTTCCATctgaggagagaaggaggaggagaaaaaaaaagaagagtttttCTTACACGAGTGGATGTCCTTTCTCAGTACCCAGAACTCCGAGTTGTCCTCAAATCTCACCAGACAGCATTGCTTGACTCCGTCTACCTGAGAGGCAGACAGCAGGTGAGCCGCAAATGATTGACAAAAACTAAATGGAAGTCCTTTTCTTCAGAAATCCCACGCACGCGCACTTTCCCCGCATGCACTTACTCTTTTCACATTGCCGAGGTACAGTAGTCCATCACTCCATCGAGCCAACACATCATCTCCTTCACTTACTCCCCCCATCctaagaggagagagagagagagacagcgaaggggggggggacagaggaGAGAGCAGGGCTCATGTGAAATGGAAATCCGATTTATTTGCTGAATACTTTGCTGCCATTGCTGACAGAGGGGTTTATGGCCCCAGCGCACGGGCTTATAGGCTGGCTCTCCGACAGGCGGGTTTTCGGTGCAAAGGGGTTAAAagccccctccctcctttttccttttataCCAGAGCATAGCGACAGCCTGTATCCGCCACAGTGAAAGATGAGAGTGAGTACACAACCAGAGAGCAAGACAAATGATTACTGCACACATgaaacgcgcacacacacacacacacaggcatacacacacacacacacacacacacacacacacacaacctgcatGATGACTGCTGCAAAATACAATTTGATTGAGGATCACTTGAGGCATCTTCCACAGCacttttgctgttttttgggggggttttttttttccttcttcttcttcttcttctcccaaaCATCTTGAAAACTTAAATAGATGCATGGAATGGCTGATGCGGTGAGGGAAATGATCTCAGCAACGTTGAGCATTTTGTTCCAGTGCATGCACTtaaaaaagacaagacagaCGCAGGATATGTAACAGTGCGCGCAGCCTTTTTTGTAGAATGgaagaagaaatttttttttataaaaaaaataataaatttttaaaaaaagaaaagaggaaatcaGGCAAATTGTGCAGTGGAGCTGGCCGGTGAAGGGTACCTGTCAAGTCGAACTCCTATCGGGTCACAGTGATTCCTGGCCAGGCTGGAGGTGAAATGCCCTCATCTGCTTACGGATCTCCGCCCGCACGGATGCGCAAACCTGCCGTGCGTCCAAAAAAGTGGATGATGTGCATGTATGTCCCTGTCTGTGCCAAACGCCTGCGTGTCAGTCAGCGTATagaggaaagggggggggggggggttggggggctgGTGAGGTTGAtgtggtggggtggtggtggtggtggtggtgggggggtggaagatgactgactgtccGTCCGTCTCCCAGCCTAGTTTGTCCGTCCTCCGCCGTGCCGTTCCGTCATGTCCCCCGTCGCTTTCGCCTCctatcccccccccaccaccaccaccaccaccaccaccagcctacTGATGCTATTAAggcgggtttttttttcttctctcggAGCAGCACCGGAATCAAGCCGCTGGAG contains:
- the phf1 gene encoding PHD finger protein 1 — its product is MGGVSEGDDVLARWSDGLLYLGNVKRVDGVKQCCLVRFEDNSEFWVLRKDIHSFAAGVEEVCCICDAPPLKEPLINCLKCRHGYHPECHTPTIEPEADSDSWICRQCVFAVSTKRGGALKRGRYARLMQFMKLRLPYQLSSLDWDAQHLTNQQQCYCYCAGPGEWNLKMLQCGSCGQWFHEACTQCLMKPLLYGDRFYEFQCSVCTKGPETIQRLPMTWVDLAHLVLYHLSLCCKRKYFDFDHEILSFTNENWESLLLGALSDTPRPDRCHNLLNALNSHKDRFVSGKEIKKKKCLFGLQVRAPPPLTSDSSPLITEPPTNITHRRSPLSLPCQRRAAGPESRKSKRRIMETQASPPPVSTNPIELLPCCYGYMGGAGLYNSRKSEEELSSPPKRMYALYHATHNGNAALSRSLHHYSSMEETCRLTPPFIPYPLNASHHQHHHSHQHQPGQKQLEPLILRDLPPYQTGVGGGGGADGGGEGGGVGDDGGGGVAGGGDGTVSRNWGGGEAVRILARRVTPDGKVQYLVEWDNVSLY